The Pyrodictium delaneyi genome contains a region encoding:
- a CDS encoding mechanosensitive ion channel family protein, with translation MVANETTQTLTVDNVTSLIGQAAGFIKTQLLTPLIQLSIVFVVVYLFLRIVRSILLRLQKRDLVSSTLAEQIYRLVSLVTYTVTIITLIYMFTSAREVIYVLIVALAAILLANWSIIADISAYYIMLAFRQTHRAATLIELPRLGIKGKIIGTGLFHTRIRTLSGKIVYIPNHVMLSEPVAQLANVQSTVALEVELNIPKVEKGNPIEQLERNIKSILGEARLATRPQDITILVLSADNNRVKLEIHVPVMGAEPRPATINNIISTLMDELEELSPSIRLKQLV, from the coding sequence GTGGTTGCAAATGAAACAACACAGACTCTAACAGTTGATAATGTGACCAGCCTCATAGGCCAAGCTGCAGGATTTATAAAGACACAGCTATTGACACCGCTTATACAATTATCAATAGTATTTGTAGTTGTGTATTTGTTTCTGCGCATAGTGAGATCTATACTGCTCCGTCTACAGAAACGTGATCTCGTATCCAGTACACTTGCCGAACAAATTTACCGGCTAGTTTCGCTCGTAACATATACAGTAACGATAATAACACTAATCTACATGTTCACGAGTGCAAGAGAGGTCATCTATGTATTAATAGTAGCACTGGCTGCAATATTGCTAGCGAATTGGAGCATAATAGCAGATATATCTGCATACTACATAATGTTGGCGTTTAGACAAACTCATAGAGCTGCAACACTCATAGAGCTACCACGCCTCGGTATAAAAGGCAAAATCATCGGAACAGGACTATTCCATACACGGATACGTACGCTTTCAGGTAAAATAGTCTACATACCAAATCACGTAATGCTAAGCGAGCCTGTCGCGCAACTGGCAAACGTTCAAAGCACTGTAGCGCTAGAAGTAGAGCTAAACATACCTAAGGTTGAGAAAGGTAACCCTATAGAGCAACTTGAGCGTAATATCAAGAGTATCCTAGGCGAGGCAAGACTCGCTACGAGACCACAAGACATCACAATACTAGTACTTAGCGCTGACAACAATCGTGTAAAGCTTGAAATTCATGTACCAGTAATGGGTGCGGAACCTCGACCAGCAACTATAAACAACATAATATCAACACTCATGGATGAACTTGAAGAACTCTCGCCATCAATAAGGTTGAAGCAACTTGTCTAG
- a CDS encoding DNA-directed RNA polymerase subunit K, producing MQAQQLDANELKKKIKIGPPWLTRFERARIIGVRALQISMGAPVLINAEDLPKSIKEDPVLLAKEELKAGILPMTIIRYTRRGDVQAIPLKWLVELDKLRLRIH from the coding sequence ATGCAAGCCCAGCAGCTCGACGCCAACGAACTCAAGAAGAAGATTAAGATTGGGCCACCATGGCTTACACGGTTCGAGCGTGCAAGAATCATTGGCGTCAGGGCACTCCAGATAAGCATGGGTGCACCTGTATTAATCAATGCAGAAGATCTTCCAAAGAGCATTAAAGAGGATCCAGTTCTCCTCGCCAAGGAGGAACTGAAAGCAGGCATACTGCCAATGACTATCATACGTTATACTAGGCGCGGCGATGTGCAAGCCATTCCTCTAAAGTGGTTGGTAGAGCTAGATAAACTTAGACTCCGTATACACTAG
- a CDS encoding thioredoxin family protein: MHEIKSLDEFKSLLESARIVLVLFYDSRSPTGRYLAGIIEDIAFVVEPIIAVARVDAATAPAVVNRYVSSVPRLQLYFEGEKVWEQIGFFYNYQSDKYAIRRGILYALRSRNISPAKLGLSLRF; encoded by the coding sequence ATGCACGAGATAAAGTCGCTAGATGAGTTTAAGAGTCTACTGGAGTCAGCACGGATAGTATTAGTGCTGTTTTATGATTCCCGCAGCCCTACTGGAAGGTACCTAGCTGGGATTATCGAGGACATCGCCTTTGTCGTGGAGCCTATAATAGCCGTGGCGAGAGTTGATGCCGCAACAGCGCCTGCTGTAGTGAACCGCTATGTGTCTTCTGTTCCGAGACTTCAACTGTACTTTGAGGGTGAGAAGGTCTGGGAACAAATAGGATTCTTCTATAACTACCAGAGCGACAAGTATGCTATTAGGCGGGGCATTCTGTATGCGCTCCGTAGCCGTAATATAAGTCCTGCAAAGCTCGGACTGTCACTACGATTCTAA
- the moaC gene encoding cyclic pyranopterin monophosphate synthase MoaC, protein MSALSSSRPKMIDISQKPTIYREAVAYGRIKLKKTTIDLIRRGEIEKGDPLSVAAIAGIQAAKLTPQLLPMCHPIEITSVDVKCFIEDDEHVACRARVKAIARTGVEMEALTAVSVALLNVWDMVKKIEKDDRGLYPETLIEKIIVENKIKAETPLGS, encoded by the coding sequence ATGTCTGCCCTATCATCCTCTAGGCCAAAAATGATAGATATATCGCAGAAGCCCACCATTTACCGCGAAGCAGTAGCTTATGGTAGAATTAAATTAAAGAAAACCACAATAGATCTCATACGTAGAGGTGAAATTGAGAAAGGGGATCCACTCTCTGTTGCAGCAATTGCCGGTATTCAGGCTGCTAAGTTAACTCCTCAGTTACTACCCATGTGCCACCCTATTGAGATAACAAGCGTTGATGTAAAATGTTTCATAGAGGACGATGAGCACGTAGCGTGTAGGGCTCGTGTAAAAGCTATCGCGAGAACCGGTGTCGAGATGGAAGCACTGACAGCTGTCAGCGTAGCTCTACTCAACGTATGGGATATGGTAAAAAAGATAGAAAAAGACGATAGAGGCCTCTATCCCGAGACCCTTATAGAGAAAATAATCGTTGAGAACAAAATTAAGGCAGAAACACCGTTAGGGAGCTAG
- a CDS encoding ORC1-type DNA replication protein has translation MPTARDIIESVLEHPSVFKSREKLYPEYVPAYLPHREEQLKSLATYFRPLLLEPGTISQRVLLVGSIGTGKSATARRFGSDFKHLARQRGIKLEYVHVNCHRDRTLYFVVQEIARQLHIPIPPRGLSAQEMFQIILKHLENRNIYTIITLDEFDYFIEVAGNDAVYFLVRTYDEHPELTKRISYIFITRGLTSLSRLDSATESYLVRNVIHFKPYTSAELFDILKYRSSEAFYEGTISDDVLNYISELVGVDTGGSGNARLALEILMLAGTEADNEGSPTVTIEHVRRAFAKTNPNLSIMINDVIKHLPLHELLILLAAIRSLRHSSEAYVRIGEVEEEYQRICEEIGEKPRRHTQVYEYVMDLKKRGIIDARVSGKGYRGKSTLIGISIGPLELLEKHITEIIEYKRETE, from the coding sequence ATGCCTACCGCACGTGACATAATCGAAAGTGTCCTCGAGCACCCTTCAGTATTCAAGAGTAGGGAGAAACTATACCCAGAGTATGTGCCCGCGTATCTGCCACACAGGGAGGAACAACTCAAGAGCTTGGCTACTTACTTCCGTCCATTATTGTTAGAACCTGGCACGATCTCTCAGCGTGTACTGCTAGTTGGTAGCATAGGTACCGGTAAGAGTGCTACAGCACGGAGATTCGGAAGCGACTTCAAGCATCTTGCACGGCAACGTGGAATAAAGCTAGAATATGTACATGTCAACTGTCATCGCGATAGAACTCTATACTTCGTAGTACAAGAGATAGCTAGACAGCTGCATATACCTATACCTCCTCGAGGTCTCTCAGCACAAGAGATGTTCCAAATAATACTGAAACATCTCGAGAATAGAAACATCTACACTATAATAACACTTGACGAGTTCGACTACTTTATAGAAGTTGCTGGCAACGATGCCGTCTACTTCCTCGTACGAACATACGATGAACATCCAGAGCTTACCAAACGAATAAGCTACATATTCATCACGAGAGGGTTAACCAGCCTAAGCCGTTTAGACTCGGCTACCGAAAGCTATCTAGTCAGAAATGTCATACACTTTAAGCCATACACCAGCGCAGAGCTATTTGATATACTGAAATACCGAAGCAGCGAAGCATTCTATGAAGGCACTATCAGTGATGACGTGCTGAACTATATCTCTGAACTAGTGGGCGTCGACACCGGCGGAAGCGGTAATGCACGCCTGGCACTAGAAATACTTATGCTGGCCGGAACGGAAGCTGATAATGAAGGCTCTCCCACAGTTACTATAGAGCACGTAAGGAGAGCCTTTGCAAAAACAAACCCCAACCTTTCAATAATGATAAATGATGTCATAAAACATCTGCCATTACACGAGCTACTCATACTCTTGGCAGCAATACGAAGCCTGAGGCATTCGTCAGAAGCATATGTCAGAATAGGCGAGGTAGAGGAAGAATACCAACGCATATGTGAAGAAATAGGCGAAAAACCAAGACGGCATACACAAGTCTATGAATACGTTATGGACTTGAAGAAGAGGGGCATTATAGATGCTCGTGTATCAGGAAAAGGTTATCGTGGAAAGAGTACACTAATAGGCATAAGTATAGGCCCCCTTGAACTCCTTGAGAAACACATAACCGAGATAATAGAGTACAAGAGGGAAACGGAGTGA
- a CDS encoding ArsR/SmtB family transcription factor, translated as MSNINNINKQIAELLGSKGKVKIIYTLVRSGQLNITRIVKDTGLHHRLVEQHLKDLKRLGLVEEQRIGRLRLFSLRYDNPKTALIIELLKSLEDLS; from the coding sequence GTGAGCAATATAAACAATATAAATAAACAGATAGCAGAGCTACTCGGCAGCAAGGGTAAAGTAAAGATAATATATACGCTCGTAAGGAGTGGCCAGTTGAACATAACACGAATAGTCAAGGATACCGGCCTCCATCACCGCCTTGTAGAGCAACACCTCAAGGATCTGAAGAGACTAGGCCTTGTAGAAGAACAACGCATTGGTAGACTTAGACTTTTTAGCCTAAGATACGACAATCCTAAGACTGCGTTAATAATAGAACTGCTAAAGAGTCTCGAAGACTTATCGTAG
- a CDS encoding DNA topoisomerase I: MPVKRRTVWRARTQRGCNIGYGYVLVVAEKPKAARKIAEALSNSKPRLCRFGKVPYWIVSWQGRTYVVASAAGHLFGLTTDERGFPVFNYYWAPLWHIDASASYTKPFFETLEALGRKASAFINACDYDIEGSVIGYMIIKHLGGVNRAYRAKFSALTRQDIQHAFRRLSPLDWDMIEAGLARHELDWIWGINVSRALMESLYSVTGRRIVLSAGRVQSPTLIEAVARDREVNLFVPIPSFAVNVSISIGGFTYTGRIAVYDTRREAKLAAERLKKLRFLKVTSYREWKEKVPPPYPFNLGDLQAEAAKYFGYSPMFTQKIAEQLYLDGLISYPRTNSQKIPDTVDVVSIVKGLQRMAEYRQLTSYVLRAASGLPRPRNGPKDDPAHPAIHPTGEVPTEPLTGARKKIFDLIVRRFLASMAPAAIIAHARARLTASNIGSLELAGLYIQEPGWLNIYHFAMPQESRIPRLRVGEKIEIKRVSVRVVYNNPPEPYTKASLVRWMERVGIGTEATRARIVEILFERKYLSLKGRKVEVTELGHAVAEILAKYFPQLTSIELTRYFEEKLESIRNKKSTRLEVIKEAKTLLRTILTNFKSTAMRDVGIELAKALNIVTPDKHCIVCWREPLENNLCRFHLEALEKLQAAFNEWRKRDDIDCIEFLRKVSRLKSTGRWIREVSEYFAKKGKCPFTSV, encoded by the coding sequence ATGCCGGTGAAAAGACGTACTGTCTGGAGGGCTAGAACACAGAGAGGCTGTAATATAGGATATGGGTACGTGCTCGTTGTAGCCGAGAAGCCTAAGGCTGCCCGCAAGATAGCAGAGGCTCTCTCAAATAGCAAGCCAAGACTCTGCAGATTTGGGAAAGTGCCATATTGGATTGTCTCATGGCAAGGACGTACATACGTTGTGGCCTCCGCGGCCGGCCACCTATTTGGGCTGACTACCGATGAGAGGGGTTTTCCTGTATTCAACTATTATTGGGCTCCTCTATGGCATATAGATGCTAGCGCCTCGTATACTAAACCCTTCTTCGAGACGCTAGAGGCTCTGGGCCGCAAGGCTTCCGCCTTCATTAACGCATGTGACTATGATATAGAGGGCAGCGTAATCGGTTACATGATTATCAAGCATCTTGGCGGAGTCAATAGAGCCTATAGGGCTAAATTTAGTGCGCTAACACGGCAGGACATACAGCACGCCTTTAGACGTCTAAGTCCCCTAGATTGGGACATGATAGAAGCCGGACTTGCCAGACACGAGCTTGACTGGATATGGGGCATTAACGTTAGCAGAGCACTCATGGAGTCATTATACTCTGTTACAGGTAGGCGTATAGTATTGAGTGCTGGTAGAGTCCAATCTCCCACACTCATAGAGGCTGTTGCACGTGACCGAGAAGTCAACCTATTTGTTCCTATACCGAGTTTTGCTGTCAACGTTTCTATAAGTATTGGTGGATTTACCTATACTGGACGTATAGCCGTCTACGATACACGTCGAGAAGCAAAACTCGCTGCAGAGAGATTGAAGAAGCTACGTTTTCTTAAGGTTACATCATACCGTGAATGGAAGGAGAAAGTACCTCCGCCATATCCTTTCAACCTCGGCGACCTTCAAGCCGAGGCCGCCAAGTACTTTGGCTACAGCCCAATGTTTACACAGAAAATCGCCGAGCAATTATATCTAGACGGGCTGATTAGTTATCCACGGACTAATAGCCAAAAGATCCCCGACACTGTAGACGTTGTATCCATAGTTAAGGGGCTACAGAGGATGGCCGAATACAGACAACTGACAAGCTACGTACTAAGGGCTGCAAGTGGATTGCCGCGTCCACGCAACGGTCCTAAAGATGATCCAGCGCACCCTGCCATACATCCCACCGGCGAGGTTCCAACAGAGCCTCTTACTGGTGCACGGAAGAAGATATTTGATCTCATCGTCCGGCGGTTTCTAGCCTCTATGGCACCCGCAGCCATAATAGCTCATGCACGTGCCAGACTTACAGCATCCAACATAGGCTCTCTCGAACTTGCAGGACTATACATACAAGAACCTGGCTGGCTTAATATATACCATTTTGCCATGCCCCAGGAGAGTCGTATACCACGGCTTCGTGTCGGCGAGAAAATAGAGATCAAGCGTGTATCTGTAAGAGTGGTCTATAACAATCCTCCAGAACCCTATACTAAGGCTTCTCTTGTGAGATGGATGGAGCGTGTTGGCATAGGCACTGAGGCTACCAGAGCTAGGATAGTCGAAATTCTATTCGAGCGCAAATATTTGAGCCTAAAAGGCAGGAAAGTAGAGGTAACGGAGCTAGGTCATGCCGTAGCGGAGATATTAGCAAAGTATTTCCCTCAGCTTACGAGCATAGAGTTGACGCGCTATTTCGAGGAAAAGCTCGAATCCATTAGAAACAAAAAGTCCACCCGCTTGGAAGTCATAAAGGAGGCCAAGACTTTACTAAGAACTATACTTACCAACTTCAAGTCGACAGCAATGAGGGATGTTGGCATAGAATTAGCCAAAGCTCTTAACATCGTGACGCCGGATAAGCATTGTATTGTATGCTGGCGTGAACCACTTGAAAACAACTTATGCCGTTTCCACTTAGAGGCATTAGAGAAGTTACAAGCAGCCTTTAACGAATGGCGCAAACGCGACGACATAGACTGTATTGAATTCCTGCGTAAAGTCTCACGGCTTAAATCTACCGGGCGATGGATACGCGAGGTCTCCGAGTATTTTGCCAAGAAAGGTAAGTGTCCTTTTACCTCTGTGTAA
- a CDS encoding purine-nucleoside phosphorylase: MKPQHIRISPEEVAERVVVVGDPARAKFLAENFLEDSKLVNEKRGFHVYTGYYNGTRVSVAVHGIGGPSAAIVFEELYMLGARTMIRLGTAGGLVPQLEIGDAVVATGAAYIHGGTIGSYVPDACMVAAPNPLLTTLLYEKAKAIHGKVYLGPVFSSDAFYAEDAHFVEKWSKRGIIAVEMEVATLYALAAMRGFNAAALLVISDNLAVPGKEELKHHEELEPFVEKAAKAVFEAITSFNRG, translated from the coding sequence GTGAAGCCGCAGCACATCCGTATAAGCCCCGAAGAAGTGGCCGAAAGAGTAGTAGTCGTCGGCGACCCGGCACGTGCCAAGTTCCTCGCCGAGAACTTCCTAGAAGACTCGAAGCTTGTGAACGAGAAGCGCGGCTTCCATGTATACACAGGATACTACAATGGTACCCGGGTGAGCGTCGCAGTACACGGGATAGGAGGCCCCTCGGCAGCAATAGTATTCGAAGAACTATACATGCTCGGCGCCAGAACCATGATAAGGCTCGGCACAGCAGGAGGACTGGTCCCACAGCTAGAGATAGGCGATGCTGTAGTGGCGACCGGCGCAGCTTACATACATGGTGGTACTATAGGTTCCTACGTTCCTGACGCTTGTATGGTCGCAGCACCTAACCCGCTACTAACTACGCTGCTCTACGAGAAGGCTAAGGCTATACACGGCAAAGTATACCTCGGCCCAGTATTCAGCAGCGACGCCTTCTACGCGGAAGATGCCCACTTTGTAGAAAAGTGGTCCAAGCGGGGCATAATAGCTGTAGAGATGGAGGTAGCTACACTCTATGCACTAGCAGCGATGAGGGGCTTCAACGCAGCTGCCTTGCTAGTAATTTCAGATAACCTTGCAGTGCCTGGTAAGGAAGAGCTAAAGCATCACGAAGAACTAGAGCCATTTGTAGAAAAAGCAGCTAAAGCAGTATTCGAAGCGATAACAAGCTTCAACCGAGGCTAA
- a CDS encoding signal peptidase I, whose translation MQESVRVLLKTLAILLLLASVLLIIKSYIKNELNVDTPFVVVEGYSMLPTLYNGDIVIVYKPPPDDIKVGDILVYQSLRGELVIHRVVGIKTGPQCNPVCYVTKGDNNPVDDVALGLQPYPGISYDEVVGVVYQVNIGIDGRSVKVPLRIPYLGLLTFITQR comes from the coding sequence ATGCAGGAGAGCGTAAGAGTGCTCTTGAAGACACTAGCAATACTATTGCTGCTTGCTTCAGTGCTGCTAATCATAAAAAGTTATATAAAGAACGAATTAAATGTTGATACGCCCTTTGTTGTGGTCGAAGGATATAGCATGCTACCTACACTCTACAATGGTGACATTGTAATAGTCTACAAACCTCCTCCCGATGACATAAAGGTTGGTGATATACTAGTCTACCAGAGCCTAAGGGGAGAGCTAGTTATTCACCGTGTTGTCGGCATAAAGACGGGGCCCCAGTGTAACCCTGTATGCTATGTGACTAAAGGAGATAACAATCCTGTTGACGATGTTGCTCTAGGTTTACAACCGTATCCGGGTATAAGCTATGATGAGGTGGTTGGGGTAGTGTATCAAGTTAACATAGGTATAGATGGTAGAAGTGTTAAAGTGCCACTCCGTATACCATACCTTGGACTTCTTACCTTCATTACACAGAGGTAA
- a CDS encoding potassium channel family protein yields the protein MRILIVGAGKLGSLLAKRLSEKGHEIIVIDKDEKKAKAVAEEADVASYVRDATDPSAYDEVNITNVDVVVATTNRDEVNLFVALMAREYGVPRVIVKVRDSRIAQLLSRIGIAEHVVVEPRVIGSIVEGIIEGKYNVVELVPVYIGGFRLVTITIAEGSSVEGQLLDEVKYPRHGVKILAVFDGEEFHDPGEVLRLEAGYQIIALVRDDVVEEFLEAFR from the coding sequence GTGCGTATACTCATCGTTGGTGCTGGTAAACTAGGCTCGCTACTCGCCAAGAGGCTGTCGGAAAAGGGGCACGAAATAATAGTTATCGACAAGGACGAGAAAAAAGCAAAAGCGGTAGCCGAAGAAGCCGACGTAGCATCCTATGTAAGAGATGCCACCGACCCGTCTGCGTATGACGAAGTAAACATAACGAATGTGGATGTTGTAGTGGCTACTACAAATAGAGACGAAGTGAATCTGTTCGTAGCCTTGATGGCCCGTGAGTATGGAGTGCCACGTGTCATAGTAAAAGTCAGAGATAGTCGGATCGCACAATTATTATCCAGAATAGGTATTGCTGAGCATGTTGTAGTAGAGCCTAGAGTAATAGGCTCAATAGTGGAGGGTATAATAGAGGGTAAATACAATGTAGTTGAGCTAGTACCTGTTTACATAGGCGGGTTTAGGCTTGTTACGATAACCATAGCTGAAGGAAGTAGTGTAGAAGGACAACTTCTCGATGAAGTAAAGTATCCGCGTCATGGTGTTAAAATACTTGCAGTATTCGATGGAGAAGAATTCCACGATCCTGGTGAGGTTCTACGACTAGAAGCTGGGTATCAGATTATAGCATTGGTACGCGATGATGTAGTAGAGGAGTTTCTTGAAGCATTTAGATGA
- the eno gene encoding phosphopyruvate hydratase has protein sequence MGLPASLREDFTIENVRARMILDSRGNPTIEVDVVTRGGFGRAAAPAGASKGLHEAIEVRDGGREFKGKGVSKAVYNVNNIIGPRLRGLDSRRQRLIDFIMCRLDGTPNKSRLGANAIVATSLAVAKAAADTAGIPLYEYLGGSGGTFILPVPLLNIINGGAHAGNELSFQEFMIVPVGADTFKDALRIAVEVYHTLKQVLKNRYGAMAINVGDEGGYAPPMKNNREALEALREAINKAGYALGDDVLLALDAAASHFYDAEKNVYLVDGKSLSKEELLDYYVSLVEEYPIASIEDPFYEDDFEGHAELTKRIGSKVLIVGDDLYVTNLERLKKGIEYRASNAALLKVNQIGTLTEAIDYAYAALRNGMRVIVSHRSGETEDTTISHIAVGLRVGFIKTGAPARGERTAKYNELLRIEEELAGDAVYAGRLVYKGFVYLYTSHTIG, from the coding sequence ATGGGTTTACCGGCTAGTCTCCGCGAAGACTTTACTATAGAGAATGTCCGCGCCAGGATGATTCTAGACTCTAGGGGCAACCCAACAATAGAAGTAGATGTTGTTACGCGCGGAGGCTTCGGACGCGCCGCTGCTCCCGCGGGAGCCTCTAAGGGACTTCACGAAGCTATAGAAGTCAGGGATGGCGGTAGAGAATTTAAGGGCAAGGGAGTCAGCAAGGCCGTATATAACGTGAACAACATTATAGGCCCCAGACTACGTGGACTTGACTCACGTAGACAGAGACTTATAGACTTCATCATGTGTAGACTCGACGGTACACCTAACAAGTCTAGGCTTGGAGCCAATGCCATCGTTGCCACGTCGCTTGCCGTGGCTAAGGCTGCTGCCGACACCGCAGGCATACCACTTTACGAGTACCTTGGTGGCAGTGGAGGGACTTTCATCCTACCTGTACCACTCTTAAACATAATAAACGGAGGCGCACACGCAGGGAATGAACTAAGCTTCCAGGAGTTTATGATAGTTCCCGTGGGCGCTGATACATTTAAGGACGCTCTTCGCATTGCTGTAGAAGTGTACCATACACTTAAACAAGTTCTAAAGAACCGCTACGGGGCCATGGCTATTAATGTCGGCGATGAGGGAGGCTATGCACCGCCTATGAAGAATAATAGAGAGGCCCTTGAAGCTCTCCGTGAAGCTATAAACAAGGCCGGCTACGCATTAGGCGACGATGTACTTCTCGCCCTAGACGCGGCCGCATCACATTTCTACGACGCCGAAAAGAACGTATACTTAGTCGACGGTAAATCTCTCAGTAAGGAAGAGCTTCTTGACTATTATGTCAGCCTCGTAGAGGAGTACCCTATTGCCAGCATAGAGGACCCCTTCTACGAGGATGACTTCGAAGGACACGCAGAGCTAACAAAACGCATTGGCAGCAAAGTCCTTATAGTAGGTGACGACCTCTATGTTACCAATTTAGAGCGCTTAAAGAAAGGCATCGAGTACAGGGCCTCAAATGCTGCTCTACTGAAAGTTAACCAGATAGGAACACTAACCGAAGCTATAGATTACGCATATGCCGCACTACGTAATGGTATGCGTGTAATAGTGAGCCACAGAAGCGGAGAGACCGAGGATACGACAATATCACATATAGCCGTGGGCCTAAGAGTCGGATTCATCAAGACAGGAGCGCCAGCCAGAGGGGAACGGACAGCCAAGTACAATGAGCTTCTACGTATAGAAGAGGAGCTGGCAGGGGACGCCGTTTATGCAGGAAGACTAGTGTACAAAGGCTTCGTCTACCTATATACATCTCATACTATAGGCTAG
- the thsA gene encoding thermosome subunit alpha — protein sequence MALGVPVLVLKEGTQRVYGREALRNNILAAKVLAEVLKSSLGPRGLDKMLVDSFGDVTITNDGATILKEMEIQHPAAKLLVEVAKAQDAEVGDGTTSAVVLSGMLLDKAENLLDENIHPTTIIEGYKKALDFALKELSKIGIKVDINDRQLLKRIASTSLYSKYVGSGATMDKLTDMAVEAVLRVAEPKGDGTYEVRLDRIKIEKKKGGSLLDSQLIEGIVLDKEVVHPGMPRRVENAYIVLLDAPLEVEKPEITAKINITSPEQIKAFLDEEARLLREMVEKIYSVAVERMKKDGLEPGKAGIVVITQKGIDEVAQHFLAKKGIMAVRRVKRSDLEKLEYATGGKIVSSLRDLKPEDLGFAKLVEERKVGNDKMVFIEGCPNPKAVTILIRGANDMVLDEAERSLNDALHVLRNVLRKPMIVPGGGAVEVELALRLRKFAESLGGKEQLAVEAYADALEEIPMILAESAGMDALQALMDLRRLHAEGKTFAGIDAINAKIEEDMTKINVIEPILVKEQVLKSATEAATTILKIDDVIAAAPKTEEKKGKKGKEE from the coding sequence ATGGCGCTCGGTGTACCAGTACTAGTCCTAAAGGAGGGTACACAGAGGGTATACGGTAGAGAGGCCCTACGCAACAACATACTCGCTGCTAAGGTTCTCGCCGAAGTCCTCAAGAGCAGCCTAGGTCCACGCGGCCTAGACAAGATGCTAGTAGACAGCTTCGGCGACGTAACAATAACCAACGACGGCGCCACAATACTAAAGGAGATGGAGATACAACACCCAGCAGCAAAGCTACTAGTAGAAGTTGCAAAGGCCCAGGACGCTGAGGTAGGCGACGGCACCACAAGCGCCGTAGTTCTATCCGGTATGCTCCTAGACAAGGCAGAGAACCTCCTAGACGAGAACATACACCCAACAACGATAATCGAGGGCTACAAGAAGGCCCTTGACTTCGCCCTCAAGGAGCTATCTAAGATAGGTATCAAGGTCGACATAAACGACCGCCAACTCCTAAAGAGGATAGCCTCTACAAGCCTATACAGCAAGTATGTAGGCAGCGGCGCCACAATGGACAAGCTGACAGACATGGCCGTAGAGGCTGTACTACGTGTCGCAGAGCCTAAGGGCGACGGCACCTACGAGGTACGCCTAGACAGGATAAAGATTGAGAAGAAGAAGGGCGGCAGCCTACTCGACAGCCAGCTCATAGAGGGCATCGTGCTCGACAAGGAGGTTGTACACCCTGGCATGCCTAGGAGGGTTGAGAACGCTTACATTGTACTCCTCGACGCTCCACTAGAGGTCGAGAAGCCAGAGATAACTGCAAAGATCAACATAACATCCCCAGAGCAGATAAAGGCCTTCCTAGATGAGGAGGCACGCCTACTACGCGAGATGGTTGAGAAGATCTATAGTGTTGCTGTTGAGCGTATGAAGAAGGATGGTCTCGAGCCTGGTAAGGCTGGCATCGTGGTAATAACCCAGAAGGGCATCGACGAGGTAGCACAGCACTTCCTAGCCAAGAAGGGCATAATGGCAGTAAGAAGAGTAAAGAGGAGCGATCTAGAGAAGCTAGAGTACGCCACTGGCGGCAAGATTGTGAGCAGTCTACGTGACCTCAAGCCCGAGGATCTAGGCTTCGCTAAGCTAGTAGAGGAGAGGAAGGTCGGCAACGATAAGATGGTGTTCATAGAGGGCTGCCCCAACCCCAAGGCAGTAACAATACTCATACGCGGCGCCAACGACATGGTGCTAGATGAGGCTGAGAGGAGCCTAAACGACGCCCTCCACGTGCTCCGCAACGTGCTAAGGAAGCCCATGATAGTACCCGGCGGCGGCGCTGTAGAGGTAGAGCTAGCTCTAAGGCTGAGGAAGTTTGCTGAGAGCCTCGGCGGCAAGGAGCAGCTAGCAGTAGAGGCATACGCAGACGCACTCGAGGAGATACCAATGATACTAGCAGAGAGCGCTGGCATGGATGCACTACAGGCACTAATGGACCTAAGGAGGCTACACGCCGAGGGCAAGACCTTTGCCGGCATCGACGCCATAAACGCCAAGATAGAGGAGGATATGACTAAGATCAACGTGATAGAGCCTATACTAGTCAAAGAGCAGGTACTCAAGAGCGCAACAGAGGCTGCAACAACAATACTAAAGATCGACGACGTGATAGCCGCCGCCCCCAAGACCGAGGAAAAGAAGGGTAAGAAGGGTAAGGAAGAGTAA